A portion of the Betaproteobacteria bacterium genome contains these proteins:
- a CDS encoding RimK family alpha-L-glutamate ligase has product MRQIAICTDEPGWHGARLRAAFAARGIAASYVSLRECRFDLAGGVDGIVMPGFAGKLPDAVFVRGVPGGTLEQVTFRLGILHALKALGVPVYNDARAIECTVDKSMTSFLLQRAGVPTPPTWVTENAAEARAVLRRETAAGGEVVIKPLFGSQGTGLRRLGADDADIPGMELYRGVCYLQRYIDSGDGRWHDHRVFVIAGRTVAAMVRRGVSWVNNVARGARCEPLELTSELAQLAEAAARAVGAQYAGVDIVRDQSGCLWVIEVNGIPAWKGLQSVTGVDIAATLVDDFMRRHLTRGTVRELAALC; this is encoded by the coding sequence ATGCGGCAGATAGCGATCTGCACCGACGAACCCGGATGGCATGGGGCGCGTCTACGTGCGGCCTTCGCAGCGCGCGGCATCGCGGCGAGCTACGTTTCGCTGCGCGAGTGCCGGTTCGATCTCGCCGGCGGCGTCGATGGGATCGTCATGCCGGGCTTTGCGGGTAAACTGCCGGACGCTGTCTTCGTGCGCGGTGTACCCGGCGGTACGCTGGAGCAGGTGACGTTCCGTCTCGGCATCCTGCACGCCCTGAAGGCACTCGGGGTACCCGTGTACAACGACGCGCGCGCGATCGAATGCACCGTGGACAAGAGCATGACGAGCTTTCTGCTGCAGCGCGCGGGCGTGCCAACACCGCCGACCTGGGTGACGGAGAACGCGGCGGAGGCGCGCGCGGTGCTCAGGCGCGAGACTGCGGCCGGCGGGGAAGTGGTGATCAAGCCGCTGTTCGGATCGCAGGGAACGGGGCTGCGGCGGCTCGGTGCCGACGACGCGGACATCCCGGGCATGGAGCTTTATCGCGGCGTGTGCTACCTGCAGCGCTACATCGACAGCGGTGACGGGCGCTGGCACGACCACCGCGTTTTCGTGATCGCCGGCCGCACCGTCGCTGCGATGGTGCGCCGCGGCGTGTCGTGGGTGAACAACGTGGCCCGCGGCGCGCGCTGCGAACCCCTGGAGCTCACGTCGGAGCTCGCGCAGCTCGCTGAAGCCGCGGCGCGTGCCGTCGGCGCGCAGTACGCCGGCGTGGACATCGTGCGCGACCAGAGCGGTTGCCTGTGGGTGATCGAAGTGAACGGCATCCCGGCTTGGAAAGGGCTGCAGAGCGTTACCGGTGTCGACATCGCAGCGACGCTCGTCGATGATTTCATGCGTCGCCACCTCACGCGTGGCACGGTGCGGGAGCTGGCAGCCCTATGCTGA
- a CDS encoding methenyltetrahydromethanopterin cyclohydrolase — protein sequence MNVSGRTADVARARPSINATAQPLVEALVRDAHELRIGVTTHAAGCRIVDAGIGHPGGLEAGRRIAGICLGGLGDVRLSSTAERWPLRVSVTASDPVLACLGSQYAGWSLSAGEGKGAFHALGSGPGRSLSVKEALFEELAYRDAADATCLVLEVDKTPPDAIVEKVTRDCGIAPERLTFILTPTHSLAGVVQIVARVLEVALHKVHTLGFPLEQLLDGSGSAPVPPPAPDFLNAMGRTNDAIIFGGVVELFVDGEDDAAKDLAERLPSSACSDYGRPFAQVFKEVKYDFYKIDANLFAPAAAVVCNVRTGKVFRAGTVNDALLAASFGE from the coding sequence ATGAACGTGTCCGGACGGACAGCGGACGTCGCGCGCGCGCGTCCCAGCATCAACGCCACGGCGCAGCCGCTGGTGGAGGCCCTGGTCCGCGATGCCCACGAGCTGCGCATCGGGGTGACGACCCATGCCGCGGGCTGTCGCATCGTCGACGCCGGCATCGGTCACCCGGGTGGCCTGGAAGCGGGTCGCCGCATCGCCGGCATCTGCCTCGGCGGCCTCGGGGACGTGCGCCTCTCGTCGACTGCCGAGCGCTGGCCCCTGCGGGTAAGCGTGACCGCATCCGACCCGGTGCTGGCGTGCCTCGGCAGCCAATACGCCGGGTGGAGTCTCTCCGCCGGCGAGGGCAAGGGGGCATTCCACGCGCTCGGATCCGGACCCGGGCGCTCGCTGTCCGTCAAGGAAGCGCTCTTCGAGGAACTCGCCTACCGCGACGCGGCGGATGCCACCTGCCTCGTGCTCGAAGTCGACAAGACCCCGCCCGATGCCATCGTCGAGAAGGTCACGCGCGATTGCGGCATCGCACCCGAGCGGCTCACGTTCATCCTGACGCCGACCCACAGTCTCGCCGGCGTGGTGCAGATCGTCGCGCGCGTGCTCGAGGTGGCGCTGCACAAGGTGCACACGCTCGGTTTTCCGCTCGAACAGCTGCTCGACGGTTCCGGCTCCGCGCCGGTGCCGCCCCCGGCGCCCGACTTCCTGAACGCGATGGGGCGCACCAACGACGCCATCATCTTCGGTGGTGTCGTGGAACTTTTCGTCGATGGCGAGGACGACGCGGCGAAGGACCTGGCCGAGCGGCTGCCGTCCAGTGCCTGCAGTGATTACGGGCGGCCCTTCGCGCAGGTATTCAAGGAGGTCAAGTACGATTTCTACAAGATCGATGCGAATCTCTTCGCGCCGGCGGCAGCCGTGGTGTGCAACGTGCGCACCGGCAAGGTATTTCGCGCCGGCACAGTGAACGACGCGCTGCTTGCGGCGTCGTTCGGCGAGTGA
- a CDS encoding ATP-grasp domain-containing protein yields the protein MRPDGKPFLVVSASGRALAAMARRSGARTVVLDLFADADTAAFCDALRCVTSDRILRFHSRRLLEAAADLAAPSASRGMIFGSGLEGRVPLLARLARGRKVFGNAPDTVARLKDPQMLASLLGSLGIRTPAVRFAPPPDPRGWLVKQAGGAGGVHVRAAKRGVTSRQGRYFQRFVDGRVLSLLLVANGRGALPVGLSEQWGAGADCPRRPFSFGGAISDASVPEDVRAQVEEWGARLTERVGLIGLNGIDFILDDAGRPHCIEINPRPAATAELYDCRAPGGLFAWHVDACEGRLPTRGLEPRAGVRGQAIVYASAPWTSTPARWPDWVTDRPLPGTPVAAGAPLCTVHATGARAAAVRHQLNERSRIIRRTVMPLAA from the coding sequence ATGCGGCCTGACGGGAAACCGTTCCTCGTCGTCTCCGCGTCCGGGCGGGCGCTCGCCGCGATGGCACGGCGGTCCGGCGCGCGCACCGTGGTGCTCGACCTCTTCGCGGATGCGGACACCGCCGCATTCTGCGACGCGCTGCGCTGCGTCACGTCCGATCGCATCCTGCGCTTCCACTCGCGCCGCCTGCTCGAAGCGGCCGCCGACCTCGCAGCGCCGTCGGCGTCCAGAGGGATGATCTTCGGGTCCGGCCTCGAAGGCCGGGTTCCGCTCCTCGCCCGCCTGGCGCGCGGCCGCAAGGTATTCGGCAATGCGCCGGACACCGTTGCGCGGCTGAAGGATCCGCAGATGCTCGCGTCCCTGCTCGGCTCGCTCGGCATTCGCACGCCGGCCGTGCGCTTTGCGCCGCCGCCTGACCCGCGCGGCTGGCTCGTCAAGCAGGCTGGCGGTGCCGGCGGTGTGCACGTGCGCGCGGCGAAGCGTGGCGTCACATCCCGCCAGGGTCGCTATTTCCAGAGATTCGTCGACGGTCGCGTCCTGTCCCTGCTCCTCGTTGCCAATGGACGCGGGGCGCTGCCCGTCGGCCTGAGCGAGCAATGGGGCGCGGGCGCGGATTGCCCACGCCGGCCGTTCAGTTTCGGCGGCGCGATTTCCGATGCATCCGTGCCGGAGGACGTGCGTGCGCAGGTGGAAGAGTGGGGCGCGCGGCTCACCGAGCGCGTCGGGCTGATCGGCCTCAACGGCATCGATTTCATCCTGGACGATGCGGGTCGGCCGCACTGCATCGAGATCAACCCGCGTCCCGCCGCCACCGCGGAACTCTACGACTGCCGCGCACCGGGAGGGCTGTTCGCGTGGCACGTCGACGCCTGCGAAGGCCGCCTGCCGACGCGGGGACTCGAACCCCGTGCGGGGGTGCGCGGACAGGCGATCGTCTACGCCTCGGCGCCATGGACGAGCACGCCCGCGCGCTGGCCGGACTGGGTGACGGATCGGCCGCTCCCCGGCACGCCGGTCGCAGCCGGCGCGCCGCTATGCACGGTACACGCGACGGGCGCGCGTGCCGCTGCGGTAAGACATCAGCTCAACGAACGAAGCCGAATCATACGGCGCACCGTCATGCCGCTTGCCGCATGA
- a CDS encoding methylenetetrahydromethanopterin dehydrogenase: MEKLYILHMLTPTRNVSPFDVNMAYDAGFDAVVPYTDVTLDQVQALTQDAIFSRGPSGVKRTGLFIGGREIGMAADMLDAARGSMVPPFEVSVFADPSGAFTTAAALVACAEAQLKGKFQTDFEGKNVLVLGGTGPVGAAAAVLASGAGAKVMIASHSSANRARMTSEVCNARYGATTQPAEAGSTEQKEALIESIDVVLATAKAGIQVLSRTELAKAGRLLVAGDVNAVPPAGIEGVGVMDRGVPLEAASGKAVGIGALAVGDIKYKVQRGLFEAMLDAQKPLYLDFRDAFAMARTYAA; this comes from the coding sequence ATGGAAAAACTCTACATCCTGCACATGCTGACGCCGACCCGGAACGTCAGTCCCTTCGATGTCAACATGGCGTATGACGCCGGCTTCGACGCGGTGGTGCCATACACCGACGTCACCCTCGACCAGGTGCAGGCGCTCACCCAGGACGCGATCTTCTCGCGCGGTCCATCGGGCGTGAAGCGCACCGGCCTCTTCATCGGCGGTCGCGAGATCGGCATGGCGGCGGACATGCTGGATGCGGCGCGTGGCTCGATGGTGCCGCCGTTCGAGGTGTCCGTCTTCGCCGACCCGAGTGGCGCCTTTACCACCGCGGCGGCGCTCGTCGCGTGCGCGGAAGCGCAACTCAAGGGGAAGTTCCAGACCGACTTCGAGGGCAAGAACGTCCTCGTGCTCGGCGGTACCGGCCCGGTGGGCGCGGCCGCCGCGGTGCTTGCGTCCGGCGCGGGCGCGAAGGTGATGATCGCCAGCCACTCCAGCGCCAATCGTGCGCGGATGACTTCGGAAGTCTGCAACGCGCGCTACGGTGCCACCACGCAACCGGCCGAGGCTGGCTCGACCGAGCAGAAGGAGGCGCTGATCGAGAGCATCGACGTCGTCCTCGCCACCGCCAAGGCGGGCATTCAGGTGCTGTCCCGGACGGAACTCGCCAAGGCGGGACGCCTGCTCGTGGCGGGCGATGTGAACGCCGTGCCGCCGGCCGGCATCGAGGGGGTCGGCGTGATGGATCGCGGTGTACCGCTCGAAGCGGCTTCCGGCAAGGCGGTCGGCATCGGCGCACTGGCTGTCGGGGACATCAAGTACAAGGTGCAGCGCGGCCTCTTCGAGGCCATGCTCGACGCGCAGAAGCCGCTCTATCTGGACTTTCGCGACGCCTTCGCGATGGCGCGCACCTATGCGGCCTGA